A part of Bacteroidales bacterium genomic DNA contains:
- a CDS encoding DUF5723 family protein has protein sequence MRIFNRIAIFLGLMLGSSLLLNAQSDNSLYFMRGVPQANRINPARQPECGFYFGIPGIAPLSMELSSSSLAYDDLIYPHPTEDSLITFLHPLGDQQAFLKQLKPLNYVLSDVGTSLFSMGFRTGIGFFSLDVTTRVDGNFFYPGDLAKLVLEGADDGEVYTMDGTGVDLSVFDEISLGWSGAIGNNWQIGIRGKALFGLGNLSASSSDLAVSTSEELWNIRSNMVFKASLPFAEVIYDEEGMIEDIILDEDLENLDPGTIARTALNRKNFGLGFDLGIDFRPSDRWLLSASILDLGYIRWTDEVHELSYMIDYDFTSQEINPLHLDDNFTFDDWLDSTFSQIGDSLAGALEFTPGGIYSRRLNTKLFIGAAWFLTPNINLGLLSRTDVLREAVAEQITASANMQAGRFLSFTLSYSYINDYYKNFGAGISLNAGPLNIYVISDNILNAVFWPQEVRSAKLWFGMNFVFGYRKFTKADRDRPLVY, from the coding sequence ATGAGGATTTTTAACAGGATAGCCATTTTTCTCGGTTTGATGCTGGGGTCCAGTTTGCTGTTAAATGCCCAGTCGGATAACTCGCTTTATTTCATGCGCGGGGTTCCACAGGCAAACAGGATTAATCCTGCAAGGCAGCCCGAATGCGGTTTCTATTTTGGGATTCCGGGAATTGCTCCCTTAAGTATGGAGCTCTCTTCAAGTTCGCTGGCCTATGACGATTTGATTTATCCGCATCCAACAGAGGATTCCCTGATTACCTTTCTTCATCCTTTGGGTGATCAGCAAGCCTTTCTGAAGCAGCTTAAACCATTGAACTATGTGCTTTCTGATGTGGGGACCTCGTTGTTTTCAATGGGATTTCGTACCGGTATCGGCTTCTTTTCATTGGATGTCACGACCAGGGTGGACGGGAATTTCTTCTATCCCGGCGACCTGGCGAAGCTTGTGCTGGAGGGTGCTGACGATGGTGAAGTTTACACGATGGATGGGACCGGGGTGGATCTGTCGGTTTTTGATGAGATCTCTCTGGGCTGGTCCGGAGCCATTGGTAATAACTGGCAGATCGGAATCCGGGGAAAGGCACTGTTTGGCCTGGGGAACCTGAGTGCAAGCAGTTCGGACCTGGCCGTTTCTACCTCTGAAGAGCTCTGGAACATTCGTTCAAACATGGTATTTAAAGCCTCCCTTCCCTTTGCGGAGGTGATTTATGATGAAGAAGGGATGATCGAAGACATTATTCTTGATGAGGATTTGGAAAACCTGGATCCGGGGACCATTGCCAGAACAGCCTTAAACAGGAAGAACTTTGGACTGGGCTTCGACCTGGGGATTGACTTCAGGCCCTCAGACCGCTGGTTGCTGAGTGCCAGCATCCTGGATCTCGGCTATATTCGCTGGACCGATGAGGTCCATGAGCTCAGCTATATGATTGATTATGACTTTACCAGCCAGGAAATCAATCCTTTACACTTAGATGATAATTTCACCTTCGATGATTGGCTGGATAGCACCTTCTCCCAGATTGGCGATTCTCTGGCCGGGGCATTAGAATTCACCCCCGGAGGGATTTACAGCCGGCGGCTGAATACGAAACTTTTCATCGGAGCTGCCTGGTTCCTTACCCCAAATATTAATTTAGGATTGCTTTCCAGGACGGATGTTTTAAGGGAGGCAGTGGCGGAGCAGATTACTGCCTCAGCAAACATGCAGGCCGGACGTTTCCTCAGTTTCACACTTAGTTACTCCTATATCAATGACTATTATAAAAATTTCGGGGCCGGGATCTCATTAAACGCAGGCCCCCTGAATATTTATGTGATCTCCGACAATATTCTGAATGCGGTGTTCTGGCCACAGGAAGTCCGGTCGGCCAAGCTCTGGTTTGGGATGAATTTTGTTTTTGGATACAGGAAGTTTACTAAAGCGGACAGGGACAGGCCCCTGGTCTATTAG
- the trpS gene encoding tryptophan--tRNA ligase produces the protein MDTVLSGIRSTGKLHLGNYFGAIKNFVKMQHQNRCFFFVADYHALTTHPKPENLHHNIRTVVSEYLAAGLDPEVATLYIQSDVPEIMELYLLLSMNAYVGELERTTTFKEKIRRQPENVNAGLLTYPVLMAADILIHNSDKVPVGKDQEQNLEMARKFAKRFNHMYEVEYFTLPQPYNFGEELIKVPGLDGTGKMGKSEGNGIYLADEPAEIRKKVMRAVTDAGPQKPNSPMTEPVANLFYLLELLSTPDVVKHFRETYLDCSIRYGDLKKQLAEDIITFTSPIRERIHEIYNDDDYLRKVVRMGAEKARESASGTLRDVREIIGYKPF, from the coding sequence ATGGACACAGTATTAAGCGGGATCCGGTCTACCGGGAAACTTCACCTGGGGAATTATTTTGGTGCGATAAAGAATTTTGTAAAGATGCAGCACCAGAACAGGTGCTTCTTTTTTGTGGCTGATTATCATGCCCTGACCACACATCCCAAACCGGAAAACCTGCATCACAATATCCGGACCGTTGTTTCGGAATACCTGGCAGCCGGGCTGGATCCGGAGGTGGCCACCCTCTATATCCAGAGCGATGTCCCGGAGATCATGGAACTCTACCTCCTTCTCAGCATGAATGCCTATGTGGGTGAGCTGGAACGTACCACGACCTTTAAGGAAAAGATCCGCAGGCAACCGGAAAATGTGAATGCGGGATTACTTACTTACCCCGTCCTGATGGCTGCGGATATCCTCATACATAATTCAGACAAGGTGCCTGTGGGCAAGGACCAGGAACAGAACCTGGAAATGGCACGAAAGTTTGCCAAGCGCTTTAATCATATGTATGAGGTGGAATATTTCACACTGCCGCAACCCTATAATTTCGGGGAAGAGCTGATCAAGGTGCCCGGACTGGACGGGACCGGCAAGATGGGGAAAAGTGAGGGGAACGGGATCTACCTGGCGGATGAACCCGCAGAGATTCGCAAAAAGGTCATGCGGGCAGTCACCGATGCCGGACCTCAGAAACCCAATTCACCTATGACTGAACCGGTAGCCAACCTGTTTTACCTGCTTGAGCTCCTGTCCACCCCGGATGTGGTGAAGCATTTCCGGGAAACCTACCTGGATTGCAGCATCCGTTACGGGGACCTGAAAAAGCAGCTGGCTGAAGATATCATCACTTTTACCAGTCCGATCCGGGAACGGATCCATGAAATTTACAACGATGATGACTATCTGCGGAAAGTGGTGAGGATGGGAGCCGAGAAAGCCCGGGAAAGTGCATCCGGAACCCTGCGGGACGTGCGGGAGATTATCGGATATAAGCCCTTTTAG
- the gldN gene encoding gliding motility protein GldN: MKARRYIIGAATLAIWTTSLSAQNVNTSVTPGNAPVITAYTPSTDVYKAETIIPEKKPVPYSYIREADVAWAKDVWRTIDLRHRQNMPLRYPLEGTMSDGERYSLFGLLMEGIKSEEITPYEFNVIAGWKDPFSIVTNLEEIYRRSGGDTIYDNEGNFERVGQGTSNILQIQLQEQWYFDKQHSTMNVRIVALAPVFYEYFDEFNQPLPSPRPMIPFVVHFPQCRRLFATHSVYNPKNDAQAMSFDDLFMQRRFSSTIIAESNVFGNRMLTDYKLGQDVLLEAERIKNDLFIMEHDLWEY, translated from the coding sequence ATGAAGGCAAGAAGGTATATCATTGGAGCAGCTACTCTGGCCATATGGACCACGTCCTTAAGCGCCCAGAATGTCAATACATCCGTCACTCCGGGAAATGCACCGGTAATCACCGCCTATACTCCGTCCACGGATGTATACAAAGCGGAAACCATTATTCCTGAAAAGAAACCTGTGCCCTACAGCTACATTCGCGAAGCAGACGTGGCCTGGGCCAAGGACGTCTGGAGAACCATTGACCTGAGGCACCGGCAAAACATGCCCTTGCGATATCCCCTGGAGGGAACCATGAGCGATGGCGAGAGGTACAGCCTCTTTGGACTCCTGATGGAGGGTATCAAATCTGAGGAGATTACTCCTTATGAGTTCAATGTGATAGCCGGCTGGAAAGATCCCTTCTCCATTGTCACCAATCTGGAAGAGATATATCGCCGCTCAGGTGGTGATACCATTTATGACAATGAAGGCAATTTTGAAAGGGTCGGTCAGGGTACCAGCAATATCCTGCAAATCCAGCTTCAGGAGCAATGGTATTTCGATAAGCAACATTCCACCATGAATGTCCGAATTGTGGCTCTGGCACCGGTTTTTTATGAGTACTTTGACGAATTCAACCAGCCCTTGCCTTCCCCGAGACCTATGATCCCTTTCGTGGTACATTTCCCGCAATGCCGCAGGCTGTTTGCCACTCATTCGGTTTACAATCCGAAGAACGATGCCCAGGCCATGTCATTTGACGACCTTTTTATGCAACGTCGGTTCTCTAGCACCATTATTGCCGAATCCAACGTATTTGGAAACCGTATGCTAACCGACTATAAGCTGGGGCAGGATGTTCTGCTTGAAGCTGAACGGATCAAGAATGACCTGTTCATTATGGAACATGACCTCTGGGAATACTAG
- a CDS encoding class I SAM-dependent methyltransferase, producing the protein MQYDPIKHSLGRVFNRTPRLRKFFYRLLDLLLLRSWHIRRELKKLNGEGFHPVEIADAGSGFGQYVYDLSKRYPDARITGLDIKQEQVNDCNHFFSAIHRSDKVRFRHADLTKLEVNEEWDLVLSVDVMEHIEDDRSVFRHIYRGLKEGGVLLISTPSDQGGSDVHHEHDESFIDEHVRDGYGVQEIEEKLREAGFSNIQINYSYGKPGKISWKLSMKYPILLANFSKLFLMVLPLYYLFVYPFCYLLNMADVRGEHHTGTGLIVKCKK; encoded by the coding sequence ATGCAATACGATCCCATCAAGCACAGCCTGGGCAGAGTATTTAACCGGACCCCCCGGTTAAGGAAGTTTTTTTACAGGCTGCTGGACCTGCTCCTCTTACGCTCCTGGCATATTCGCCGTGAATTAAAAAAACTGAATGGGGAGGGATTCCATCCTGTAGAGATTGCAGATGCGGGATCAGGGTTTGGACAGTATGTCTATGATCTGTCCAAGCGCTATCCCGATGCCAGGATCACCGGCCTGGATATCAAACAGGAACAGGTGAACGACTGCAATCACTTTTTCTCTGCCATCCATCGTAGCGATAAGGTAAGGTTCAGACATGCGGATCTGACAAAGCTGGAAGTAAATGAAGAGTGGGACCTGGTACTCTCTGTGGATGTCATGGAGCATATTGAAGATGATCGTAGCGTATTCAGGCATATATACAGGGGCTTAAAAGAAGGAGGTGTGCTGCTGATCTCTACCCCTTCGGACCAGGGCGGATCGGATGTACATCACGAACATGATGAATCCTTTATCGACGAACATGTCAGGGATGGATATGGGGTGCAGGAGATCGAGGAAAAACTCAGAGAAGCCGGTTTTTCCAATATTCAGATCAACTACTCTTATGGCAAACCCGGTAAAATCTCCTGGAAACTCTCTATGAAGTATCCCATTTTGCTGGCCAATTTCAGTAAACTCTTCCTGATGGTGCTTCCATTATACTATCTGTTCGTTTATCCCTTTTGCTATCTGCTGAACATGGCCGATGTAAGGGGAGAACACCACACGGGCACCGGACTGATCGTGAAATGTAAAAAGTGA
- a CDS encoding ABC transporter permease, translating into MKLLSNIGSYFNLMVRTFSRPEKHSILYRQTMREIEKVGINSFPIVVVISLFVGAVITIQTNFNIENPLLPKYLVGVTVRDSLLLEFSSTMVALILAGKVGSSIASELGMMRITEQIDALEVMGINSASYLILPRIIAAVLFFPILCLLSIMVGLFGGYLSCILGGVMPANDYIYGIQYAFYPYYISYALTKTVFYAIIITSVSSYFGYHVKGGAVEVGRASTRAVVQSSILILLANLILTRTILS; encoded by the coding sequence ATGAAATTGCTTTCAAATATCGGATCTTACTTTAATCTGATGGTAAGGACCTTTAGCCGGCCTGAAAAACACTCGATCCTGTATCGCCAAACAATGAGGGAGATAGAAAAGGTGGGCATCAACTCCTTTCCCATCGTGGTGGTCATCTCCCTTTTTGTGGGGGCCGTGATTACTATTCAAACCAATTTCAACATTGAGAATCCTCTCCTCCCCAAGTACCTGGTAGGAGTGACCGTAAGGGATTCTCTTCTGCTTGAATTTTCCTCCACCATGGTAGCACTGATCCTGGCCGGGAAAGTGGGTTCAAGTATTGCTTCCGAACTGGGAATGATGCGGATAACCGAACAAATTGATGCTCTGGAAGTGATGGGTATAAATTCAGCCTCCTACCTGATTCTTCCCAGGATAATTGCCGCCGTACTCTTCTTCCCCATATTATGCCTGCTCAGTATCATGGTTGGCCTCTTCGGAGGCTATCTTTCATGTATCCTGGGAGGAGTAATGCCCGCAAACGATTATATTTATGGCATTCAGTATGCCTTCTACCCCTATTATATAAGCTACGCTCTTACAAAAACAGTATTCTATGCCATTATTATCACTTCTGTTTCCTCCTATTTTGGCTATCATGTGAAAGGCGGAGCCGTAGAGGTGGGAAGGGCCAGTACCCGGGCCGTTGTTCAGAGCAGTATCCTGATTCTGCTTGCAAACCTGATTCTAACCAGAACCATACTTTCATGA
- a CDS encoding META domain-containing protein, which yields MEKLKILLFLLLSGLVGSSCQKEDIDMDLRENAWKVEKIRKSGQFTFTGTDSNYILQFVSDETYNLRLDVNTCFGSYDIPEIGRVEILAMACTKICCDSEFAEDLSLLLPKMTGYYARGDELHLEGEGKIVLLRL from the coding sequence ATGGAAAAATTGAAAATTCTGCTCTTTTTGCTCCTTTCCGGATTAGTGGGATCATCCTGTCAGAAAGAGGATATAGATATGGACCTGAGGGAGAATGCCTGGAAAGTAGAAAAGATCCGGAAAAGCGGGCAATTTACCTTTACAGGTACAGATAGCAACTATATTCTTCAATTTGTCAGCGATGAAACTTATAATCTGAGACTGGATGTAAATACCTGCTTTGGCTCATACGATATTCCGGAGATAGGACGTGTGGAGATTCTGGCAATGGCTTGCACAAAAATCTGCTGTGATTCCGAGTTTGCCGAGGATCTTTCTCTCCTGCTTCCAAAAATGACTGGATATTACGCCAGGGGAGACGAACTTCACCTGGAAGGGGAGGGTAAAATAGTCCTCCTCAGACTCTAA
- a CDS encoding TonB-dependent receptor — translation MIYRTLFFISILISVSQVNGQQIRITGASDRSPIENVAVFNTTRERSTISDSLGTIELSIFQANDSLIFQHPSYLSKRCSREDLSGVNQIVLQRKRIQIDEYVISASKYRESSLVIPYMVDILEDQVLKESSGLTSAEILQETGNIAIQKTQGGGGSPILRGFEANKILLVVDGVRLNNAIYRNGHLQNSITIDHSILERTEVIFGPTSIMYGSDALGGVIHYYTKDPGLGTDSTTRFNAGAYMQYASAMEAKTGHLDFSAGRKRWAALSSITIKDLGDIRMGGRRSPDLGDWGKVMHYVDQVNGTDSIFANQNPLIQKNTAYRQLDILQKIRYTPSQYVDWILNMQYSSSSDIDRLDQLNDYSGEELKYAEYYYGPQNRFLVSLKNVLKKDKRLFTNMTTLASFQKIDEDRYSRQFRKEELLVQQEDVMVFGLNLDLVKIWGARHKLHYGADFHHNLLVSEAWYENTLTGDRQAAQTRYPEGGSRTWSSSAYASYKWIMNDKLVLNLGSRYNWGAMHSLFSNPLLPYDQISMDHGALSGSAGMVYAPSDRWQVNAILSTGFRNPNVDDYGKVRAKDGLVTVPNPDLSPEYTYNAEIGISRFIEDYMKIQLVGFFSYLDEAIVRTGYQLNGEDSLYYDGDLYRITANYNAGEACIYGGSLGMTARLNKQISLKGTLNYTRGYNLSDEVPLGHIPPLFGRTSLSYRKNSFFLDAYVLYQGWKYAQDFSPFGEDNEGEAMEDGFPSWWTANLRFGFEAGRYTDILLSAENLLDRFYKPYASGVSAPGRNFILTARFTL, via the coding sequence ATGATATATCGTACTCTCTTCTTTATAAGCATTTTAATTTCAGTTTCCCAGGTAAATGGACAGCAGATACGTATAACCGGCGCCTCCGATCGTTCTCCCATAGAAAACGTGGCTGTATTTAACACCACCAGGGAAAGATCAACCATCAGCGATTCTCTGGGTACGATAGAACTATCCATATTCCAGGCCAATGACAGCCTGATCTTCCAGCATCCCTCGTATCTCTCAAAAAGATGCAGCCGTGAAGATTTATCAGGCGTGAACCAGATAGTCCTGCAAAGAAAAAGGATCCAGATTGATGAATATGTCATATCTGCTTCCAAATACCGGGAGAGCAGCCTGGTCATTCCCTATATGGTGGATATACTGGAAGACCAGGTTCTGAAGGAGTCCTCCGGACTCACCTCGGCTGAGATCCTTCAGGAAACCGGAAATATAGCGATCCAGAAAACCCAGGGAGGTGGAGGAAGCCCAATTCTAAGAGGATTTGAGGCCAATAAGATACTCCTTGTGGTAGATGGGGTAAGATTAAACAATGCCATTTACCGCAACGGGCATCTTCAGAACTCGATCACCATCGATCACTCCATCCTTGAGCGAACAGAGGTCATTTTCGGGCCCACCTCCATTATGTATGGCAGTGATGCCCTCGGAGGAGTCATTCACTATTATACAAAGGATCCCGGCTTGGGCACAGACAGTACCACCCGGTTCAATGCCGGAGCCTACATGCAATATGCCTCTGCCATGGAGGCTAAAACAGGGCACCTGGACTTTTCAGCCGGCAGAAAGCGTTGGGCCGCACTAAGCAGCATCACCATCAAGGACCTGGGCGATATCCGGATGGGTGGCCGGAGGAGTCCGGACCTGGGTGACTGGGGGAAAGTCATGCACTACGTCGACCAGGTAAACGGGACGGATTCAATCTTTGCCAATCAAAACCCTCTGATCCAGAAAAACACTGCTTACCGCCAGCTGGATATCCTGCAAAAAATCAGGTATACCCCCTCTCAGTATGTGGACTGGATCCTGAATATGCAATATTCAAGCTCCTCGGATATTGACCGGCTGGACCAATTAAACGATTACAGTGGTGAGGAACTGAAATACGCGGAATACTATTATGGCCCTCAGAACAGATTCCTGGTATCCCTTAAAAATGTGCTGAAGAAAGACAAGCGCCTCTTCACCAATATGACGACCCTGGCTTCCTTTCAAAAAATCGATGAAGATCGCTATTCCCGCCAGTTCAGGAAAGAGGAACTCCTGGTACAGCAGGAAGATGTGATGGTTTTTGGCCTGAACCTGGACCTGGTGAAGATCTGGGGAGCCCGTCATAAGCTGCACTATGGAGCTGATTTTCATCACAATCTGCTTGTATCAGAAGCCTGGTATGAGAATACCCTCACGGGTGACCGACAGGCGGCGCAAACCCGCTATCCCGAGGGGGGCAGCCGGACCTGGAGCTCCTCTGCCTATGCCAGCTATAAATGGATCATGAACGATAAGCTGGTCCTGAACCTGGGTTCCCGGTATAACTGGGGAGCCATGCATTCCCTGTTTTCCAATCCCCTGCTACCATACGACCAGATAAGCATGGACCACGGTGCTCTTTCCGGAAGTGCGGGCATGGTCTACGCCCCCTCTGACCGCTGGCAGGTGAATGCGATTTTATCAACGGGATTCCGGAATCCAAACGTGGACGACTATGGCAAAGTGAGGGCCAAGGACGGCCTGGTCACTGTTCCCAATCCGGATCTCTCACCGGAGTATACCTATAATGCGGAAATCGGAATCAGCCGGTTTATCGAAGATTATATGAAGATACAGTTGGTAGGTTTTTTCAGCTACCTGGATGAGGCCATTGTCCGGACCGGCTACCAGCTGAACGGAGAGGACTCCTTATATTATGATGGTGATCTGTACCGGATAACAGCCAATTACAATGCGGGAGAAGCCTGTATTTACGGGGGGTCCCTGGGGATGACCGCCAGACTGAATAAACAAATCAGCCTGAAAGGGACGCTCAATTATACCCGGGGATACAACCTGAGCGATGAGGTCCCGCTGGGACATATTCCTCCCCTTTTTGGACGGACCTCGCTCAGCTACCGGAAAAACAGCTTTTTTTTAGATGCCTATGTTCTGTACCAGGGCTGGAAATATGCCCAAGACTTCTCTCCTTTTGGGGAGGACAATGAAGGAGAGGCCATGGAGGATGGGTTTCCTTCCTGGTGGACCGCCAATCTCAGGTTTGGTTTCGAGGCCGGGAGATACACGGATATCCTGTTATCGGCGGAGAACCTGCTGGACCGGTTTTATAAGCCTTACGCTTCCGGGGTGAGTGCACCGGGCCGCAATTTCATACTTACTGCCCGCTTTACCCTTTAG
- the ung gene encoding uracil-DNA glycosylase: MDPVIEEGWKSVLMDQFQSPYFRTLKEFLLEEKKKYTLYPPRKLIFNAFQRTPFEEVKVVILGQDPYHGKGQAHGLCFSVPHGIPQPPSLMNIFKELHSDLGIPVPVHGNLEKWAGQGVLLINATLTVRDSQAGSHQKKGWETFTNRVIELVSQEKSGVVFLLWGRFAQAKESLIDSNKHLILKAAHPSPLSAYNGFFDCRHFSQTNAYLEQQGKTAIDWTL, translated from the coding sequence ATCGATCCGGTCATTGAAGAGGGATGGAAATCGGTCCTGATGGATCAGTTCCAGTCTCCCTATTTCAGAACGCTTAAGGAGTTCTTGCTGGAAGAGAAAAAAAAGTACACCCTCTACCCCCCGAGAAAGCTGATTTTTAATGCCTTTCAGCGCACTCCTTTCGAAGAGGTCAAGGTGGTTATCCTGGGACAGGATCCCTATCATGGCAAAGGCCAGGCGCACGGGCTCTGCTTTTCGGTTCCCCACGGGATTCCCCAACCCCCGTCGCTGATGAATATTTTTAAAGAACTGCATTCGGATCTGGGGATTCCGGTACCGGTTCACGGGAATCTGGAAAAATGGGCCGGCCAGGGGGTACTCCTGATCAATGCCACCCTGACAGTACGCGACAGCCAGGCAGGCTCACATCAGAAAAAAGGCTGGGAAACCTTCACAAACCGGGTGATTGAGCTTGTTTCTCAGGAAAAGAGCGGCGTGGTCTTCCTGCTCTGGGGCCGCTTTGCCCAGGCCAAGGAGTCCCTGATTGACAGCAATAAGCACCTGATCCTGAAAGCCGCCCATCCATCCCCCCTGTCGGCATATAACGGGTTTTTTGATTGCCGGCACTTTTCGCAGACCAACGCCTACCTAGAACAACAGGGTAAAACAGCGATTGACTGGACCCTTTAA
- a CDS encoding ATP-binding cassette domain-containing protein has product MIEVKGLYKKYDGEYVLNNVSARFEQGKCNLIIGRSGSGKTVLLKSIAGLIEVDEGEIWYNQQKFSHLDIQSRQIIRKEMGVLFQGAALFDSLTVQENVLFPLDMFTQQSRSEKLDRANFCLERVRVTGSNGLYPAELSGGMKKRVAIARAITLNPRYLLCDEPNSGLDPETGIVIDNLIKELTEEFQMTTIVNSHDMNSVLEIGDKVIFIYKGCLCWEGSRKEILQTDNEALNNFVFATNMAKQIKRS; this is encoded by the coding sequence ATGATTGAGGTCAAAGGCCTGTATAAAAAATATGACGGGGAGTATGTGCTCAATAATGTGAGTGCCAGGTTCGAACAAGGGAAATGTAACCTCATCATTGGCCGAAGTGGTTCAGGGAAAACTGTACTCCTGAAATCCATTGCCGGCCTGATTGAAGTGGATGAGGGAGAGATCTGGTACAATCAACAGAAATTCAGCCACCTGGATATCCAATCCAGACAAATTATCCGGAAAGAGATGGGAGTCCTTTTTCAGGGAGCAGCCCTGTTCGATTCCCTGACTGTGCAGGAGAATGTTCTCTTTCCTCTCGATATGTTCACCCAACAGAGCAGAAGTGAGAAATTGGACCGGGCCAATTTCTGCCTGGAAAGGGTAAGAGTAACGGGTTCCAACGGATTGTATCCCGCCGAACTAAGCGGCGGGATGAAAAAAAGGGTCGCTATTGCCCGCGCCATTACTCTAAATCCCAGGTATCTGCTTTGCGATGAACCCAATTCGGGACTGGACCCTGAAACCGGGATTGTCATCGATAACCTGATCAAGGAACTAACCGAAGAGTTTCAGATGACCACCATCGTAAATTCACATGATATGAATTCGGTTCTGGAGATCGGTGATAAGGTCATATTTATCTACAAAGGATGTCTTTGCTGGGAGGGTTCCAGAAAGGAGATTCTGCAGACAGATAATGAAGCACTTAACAATTTTGTTTTTGCTACCAATATGGCCAAGCAGATCAAGAGATCTTAG
- the rbfA gene encoding 30S ribosome-binding factor RbfA, with protein sequence MTTTRQHKVSRLLQKELGEYFQRQGPEITGGKMVTVTVVRISPDLGVAKVYLSIFPAEEADKAVRAISEKAGMVRSQLGRKLRSQLRHIPEFSYFLDDSLDYIDRIDGLLKDD encoded by the coding sequence ATGACCACTACCCGCCAGCATAAAGTATCCAGGTTGCTTCAAAAAGAACTTGGTGAATATTTCCAGAGACAGGGTCCTGAAATTACCGGAGGAAAGATGGTTACGGTCACCGTGGTCCGGATCAGCCCGGATCTGGGAGTAGCAAAAGTTTATTTGAGCATCTTCCCGGCTGAAGAAGCGGATAAGGCTGTTCGGGCAATCTCTGAAAAAGCGGGAATGGTCCGCAGTCAACTGGGCAGAAAGCTTCGGAGCCAGTTAAGGCACATTCCGGAGTTCTCCTATTTCCTGGATGACTCCCTGGATTACATCGACCGGATCGATGGCCTTTTAAAAGATGATTAA
- a CDS encoding mannose-1-phosphate guanylyltransferase, translating into MDKNYYCIIMAGGIGSRFWPLSKTERPKQFLDILGTGRTLLQQTYDRFLRIMPADHIFVVSNLEYQEIIAGQLPELPEENILLEPLRRNTAPCIDYANFRISRKDPNARIVVAPSDHLIMKEDVFLQSVKQGLEFVSSNDALLTLGIVPSRPETGYGYIQSVEKQVKGYETLALRKVKTFTEKPDLKLARVFLDSGDFYWNAGIFFWSLETIMDSFQMFLPEVHSLFKEGEELYGTENEKGFIHETYGKCRNISIDYGIMEKADNVYVLISDFGWSDLGTWGSLYEQLQKDENENSVTGKHVFMYESTGTLVNVQDDMLVVLQGLQDYIVVQNEKIILVCKREDEQKIKQYLTDIKTEIGDGMI; encoded by the coding sequence ATGGATAAGAATTACTATTGTATCATAATGGCGGGGGGTATTGGCAGCCGTTTCTGGCCCTTAAGTAAAACAGAACGGCCCAAGCAATTCCTGGATATTCTCGGGACCGGGCGAACCCTGCTGCAACAAACTTACGACCGCTTTCTCCGGATTATGCCTGCCGATCATATTTTTGTAGTCAGTAACCTGGAATACCAGGAGATCATTGCCGGTCAGCTCCCTGAATTACCAGAAGAGAATATACTCCTGGAACCCTTACGTCGCAACACGGCTCCATGCATTGATTATGCCAATTTCAGGATTTCCAGGAAAGATCCCAATGCCAGAATTGTGGTAGCACCTTCCGATCACCTGATTATGAAGGAGGACGTATTTCTTCAATCCGTGAAGCAGGGACTTGAGTTTGTATCCTCCAATGATGCATTGCTGACCCTGGGAATCGTTCCCAGCAGGCCGGAAACCGGTTACGGATATATCCAGTCGGTAGAGAAGCAGGTAAAGGGATATGAGACCCTGGCTCTGAGAAAGGTGAAAACCTTCACCGAAAAACCGGATCTGAAACTGGCCCGGGTATTTCTGGACAGTGGCGACTTTTACTGGAATGCCGGTATCTTTTTCTGGTCACTGGAGACCATTATGGACTCTTTCCAGATGTTTCTTCCGGAGGTTCATTCCCTGTTCAAGGAGGGTGAAGAGCTGTATGGGACAGAGAATGAAAAAGGTTTTATCCATGAAACCTATGGGAAGTGCCGGAATATCAGTATCGATTATGGAATTATGGAGAAAGCCGATAATGTTTATGTGTTGATTTCTGATTTTGGATGGTCGGATCTGGGTACCTGGGGATCCCTGTATGAACAGCTGCAAAAGGATGAGAATGAGAATTCAGTAACAGGCAAGCATGTCTTTATGTACGAATCCACCGGAACCCTGGTGAATGTCCAGGATGATATGCTGGTAGTCCTGCAGGGCCTGCAGGACTATATAGTCGTACAAAATGAGAAAATCATCCTGGTATGTAAGCGTGAAGATGAACAGAAGATCAAACAGTACCTGACCGATATCAAGACGGAAATCGGGGATGGCATGATTTAA